Proteins encoded by one window of Cydia fagiglandana chromosome Z, ilCydFagi1.1, whole genome shotgun sequence:
- the LOC134678373 gene encoding uncharacterized protein LOC134678373 gives MSLTQLVKQRGTLKCKSTNFKTFLTPYLSIATLTDVQASEIECRLSKIEEMYTVFDELQERIEVESEIPREQYAERTDFDNQYFAILASARELLRKRGKLDAESKVMSEAGSGSCQHKNNLLW, from the coding sequence ATGTCGTTAACGCAGTTAGTTAAACAGCGGGGAACATTAAAATGTAAATCAACCAACTTTAAGACGTTTCTAACGCCATACTTATCTATAGCGACGTTGACTGATGTACAGGCTAGTGAAATCGAGTGCCGTCTTAGTAAGATCGAGGAAATGTATACGGTGTTTGATGAATTACAGGAGCGGATTGAAGTAGAATCGGAGATCCCCCGGGAGCAATATGCTGAGCGTACGGATTTCGACAACCAGTACTTCGCCATTCTGGCCAGCGCTCGGGAATTACTTCGCAAGCGTGGCAAGTTGGATGCGGAAAGTAAGGTTATGTCTGAGGCCGGTTCCGGTTCGTGCCAGCATAAAAATAATCTG